A genomic stretch from Rhineura floridana isolate rRhiFlo1 chromosome 18, rRhiFlo1.hap2, whole genome shotgun sequence includes:
- the BORCS8 gene encoding BLOC-1-related complex subunit 8 isoform X1 — MEEPEMQLKVKKVTDKFTESMYVLANEPSVALYRLQEHVRRSLPELAQHKADMQSWEEQSQGAIYTVEYACSAIKNMKDSGVYFKSIEGLLRHTIAMKDRLNSARR; from the exons ATGGAGGAGCCGGAGATGCAGCTGAAAGTGAAGAAAG TAACTGACAAATTTACGGAGAGCATGTACGTCTTGGCCAATGAACCTTCCGTCGCCTTGTATCGGCTTCAGGAGCACGTCAGGCGCTCCCTCCCAGAGCTGGCCCAACATAAA GCTGACATGCAGAGCTGGGAGGAGCAGAGTCAAGGAGCCATTTACACCGTGGAGTACGCCTGCAG CGCCatcaagaacatgaaggacagcGGCGTGTATTTCAAGAGCATCGAGGGTTTGCTCAGACATACCATCGCTATGAAAGATCGGCTGAATTCTGCCCGCAGGTAG
- the BORCS8 gene encoding BLOC-1-related complex subunit 8 isoform X2 — MYVLANEPSVALYRLQEHVRRSLPELAQHKADMQSWEEQSQGAIYTVEYACSAIKNMKDSGVYFKSIEGLLRHTIAMKDRLNSARR, encoded by the exons ATGTACGTCTTGGCCAATGAACCTTCCGTCGCCTTGTATCGGCTTCAGGAGCACGTCAGGCGCTCCCTCCCAGAGCTGGCCCAACATAAA GCTGACATGCAGAGCTGGGAGGAGCAGAGTCAAGGAGCCATTTACACCGTGGAGTACGCCTGCAG CGCCatcaagaacatgaaggacagcGGCGTGTATTTCAAGAGCATCGAGGGTTTGCTCAGACATACCATCGCTATGAAAGATCGGCTGAATTCTGCCCGCAGGTAG